The sequence CGCTCGAGAAAGTGGCACAGAGGTTGTTAGGAGATATCGCTTAGGCTTAAGCCTGTGAATTTTTGGCAATTCTTCCCGTTTAAGATGGGATCGCAGTGATGCCCACCCGGAGGATGCGAAATGCTTTGCTTGGACAATAACGCGATGTTTCGTGTTTGGCGCATAACGAAAATCGATTCCGCCATCGCGCCCCGTCCTAAAACTCTCAAAAGTAATCCGTCGCTCTGCCTGAAGAAGGTCTCTTATGAGGATTTCAAAGTCATAGGGCGAAAGTGATTCGAAATTATAAGGAGTCATAATGTCGATTGTCCCAACGTGGAGATTCAGTAGACGTACTTGCCTTTTTGCTTTCAGTGTCGACCATCAGGGCAACAAAGTAACTACGTTCCCTACTCCAGCAAAAGGAAGAAAGGAAGCAGCGTCGTCAAGACGACAGAGAAGACTAATCCCCATTTCAGCCCAACCTATCGCTGGCCGGGGACTTGATTTCTTTCAGAGAAGGCACCTTCCCCCTGCTAGTGAACCTCATCGACAAAAGTGGAGACTGTCTTGAATTCTGGTGCATTACGATGCATGACTTCAAATTTCTTAGCCGCGTTCGGCATGACTGTTTCTGTCGAGTTTGTGTAGTCAGTATCAACGACCTCGCCCTTCCCGTTCTTGTATTCGACGGTGACTTTGAAGTAACGTGCAGGAGCATCCCCCGTATTCTTCACGCTGCCCCGGACGTAGGTGTAGTTACCGTCCACAGTCCATGAAAGCCCCTTTTGAATCACTAGCTTTGGAGCGGGACTACTCGGAGCCACGAACCCTTGTCTTGAAGTTTTGGAAAGGATGGATGAGAGAACGGCTAGACAAAAGAACGCTAGAAAAACGAGGCCGATCATAGGAAGGCATCCGATTCGCTTCTTGGTAGGGGCGCCGCATTTAGGACACTGCTTGGCTTCTGTTGATACTTCGGACTGACATTCTTTGCATTTCGTCAGAGCCATCTGATTTCTTTTCCTTTCGTAGTATTTTTTACGGGTGACAGGCTCCCATATTCGGTAACGGGGCTGTGCCTAGTCTTGTGGAATGCCCTCAATTGTCCTATAAATCCCTCCCCCCTGCCAGTTAAAAAATGCCCCTTGTTCAGCTGGGGTGAACCGGGCAAAAACCAACGAGCGAGGAACAGCGGATCTGCCAAAACGACAGATCTGCCGGGACAACGGGTTTGATTGGGATTAATCTCTGAAACCTTGAACGAGGGGTGATTTTTCGTCCGGCGGGCGAGGTTTTTTCTTAAGGTCTTCGACGTCGTGGATCAAAAGCCGGATGTCGGTGTCGTGCACGGCGACTTTTCCTTCGAGTTTTTCCACCCGTCGGGCGATCCCTTGATGCGCCAGGACCGCGTGACGCAATTTCACAAAAGCCCTCATGATGGCGATATTAACTT comes from Elusimicrobiota bacterium and encodes:
- a CDS encoding FxLYD domain-containing protein, with protein sequence MIGLVFLAFFCLAVLSSILSKTSRQGFVAPSSPAPKLVIQKGLSWTVDGNYTYVRGSVKNTGDAPARYFKVTVEYKNGKGEVVDTDYTNSTETVMPNAAKKFEVMHRNAPEFKTVSTFVDEVH
- a CDS encoding ORF6N domain-containing protein yields the protein MRPFPPDFMFQLTPAEFHHLKSQIVTSSWGGLRRALPYAFTEQGIAMLSSVLRSQKGIQVNIAIMRAFVKLRHAVLAHQGIARRVEKLEGKVAVHDTDIRLLIHDVEDLKKKPRPPDEKSPLVQGFRD